Below is a genomic region from Primulina eburnea isolate SZY01 chromosome 9, ASM2296580v1, whole genome shotgun sequence.
TTTAATGCCAGAGAACAATCAAATCATTGATCTGGAACAGAAATGGGCTCCTTGATGGCATCGGAGTTTGGCTTGGATCCCAGAGCTGTATCGGCATCGTCGATCCGGGAGTTTCTGACGCAGGTTTCCAGGATTCATGACCAATCTGAGAGGGTAGCGAAGCTTGATGATTACGTTAATGGGCTTGAAGTCGAGATTAAGAAGATCGAGGTTTTTAAGCGCGAGCTACCTCTTTGCATGCGCATCGTCAACGAGGGTGAGTTGTTTCTTTCATTATACATTGAATCTTTCaactgtgtgtttttttttgcaGTAGGCATTATATCGAGATGTTGATCTCAGAAAACGAATGTGGTTACGTTCTTTTGTTTTGGTAACCGGGtttaacttttttaaaaaatctctTTTTTCACGTGGGTttagtttattattatttttattttctgttgTTTTTGGATTCTAGATTAATGGGATTGTTGCGATGTTCATTTGTTGATCTTTgttccacttttttttttttataaaaaagttTTATGACATAAATATCGATTTCTGATATTTGGGGTTTGTGATTGCTATTGCAGCTATGGTGATAGTGAAGGAGGAGTTAGTGCAGTATAAGAAATCTAAGGCGGTGCCAGTGTTGAAAGAATTCATTCCATTGAAGGGAACCAGCGATGGAAaagatgagaaaaatgaaatcagTAAAGAAAATGACGTCAACGGCAGTGATAAAATGAACTGGATGAGCTCATTTCAGTTATGCAACTCTGCTAATCAGAATCATCATCCAAATTCTGGTACCTGCAACAATAATCAGACCTTAAAACTTGACAAAATTAAGGTACAGCGGAATTTGCAGATCCTGTTTGTATTTGGGACATGGCCTAATAAGGTTTCTTGGTTGCGCATTTATGGCattttttgtgtttttcttGGTTATTAGGGAGTTCGAGAAGAAATAAATCCACCGATGATGAATGGTATACTTCGGAATGGTATAAACATGGCAATAGGAACGGCATTTGTACCGTTTAAGGAGCAAAATAACTTCCCCATGATGATGGTGGCGAAGGAAGAGGGTGATAAATTGAATGGGCTAAATCATCTTGATATTAGGATCAAGAATCCAGGCGAGGAAATTGATTCTGGTGGTTTTAGCTCGAAATCGAGTTGTAGCAGATCAGGGTCCTCTTCTGCAACTGATGATCAATCGAATTTACGGGATCGACAGAAGCCTCAGCAAATGGCTAGAAAGCAAAGGAGATGCTGGTCATCTGAGTTGCATCGCCGGTTTATTGAAGCCCTGCAGCAACTGGGAGGTGCCCAAGGTTGTGAATCATCATGATCAGTTATTTTCTATCTTTTGCTCTAATATTTACTTGAACATTGTTGTTTGTCTTCGGCATGGATTCCTGATAAAGTTATGAGAATTTGTGTTtgtctgatttgattttgatcaaaattataattaaacATGTTGTTTTGGTTAGTCTTGGATATCGTATTGGTAAGTTATATAGCGATGCAGAGTGGTTAATAAGTTATGTTATGCTTGATTGAAAATGAAAATTATGTAGTAGTTCATTGTTGAAGCTCGTCTAATCCTATCTCGCCCTGTGCAATGCAGCTGCGACTCCTAAACAAATCAGAGATCTCATGCAAGTTGATGGTCTATCCAACGATGAAGTGAAGAGTCATTTGCAAGTGCGTTTGATCTTTCTTTCTTTACATCGCTCCACTTTTCGTGTAACGAAATTCCCATTTTTACATTACTGGATTCTGTGTTGATTCAGAAATATCGTCTCCACACTCGTAAAGTTTCTACAATGCACCCCTCCACCAATCCTGTCGTTCTTGGAGGTTCGTGGATGTCCAAAGGACAGTATAGTAGTGAATCCTCAAAGCTGGAAAATTCCCAGTCTGGATCCCCTCAGGGCCATTACCATATGCAGGTAACCCGAGCTTCTCGGGGTACATCTTTAACTGGAGGCGATAGCGTGGACGACGAAGATGACGAAAAGTTCGAGTCCCTTAGTTGGAAGAATCAGATTCAATTAAGGAGAGATGGTCCTTAAAATTTTCACCTCGAGTTTTCCCGGTACAGAGGTGCAAATGG
It encodes:
- the LOC140841869 gene encoding transcription factor HHO6-like isoform X1; amino-acid sequence: MGSLMASEFGLDPRAVSASSIREFLTQVSRIHDQSERVAKLDDYVNGLEVEIKKIEVFKRELPLCMRIVNEAMVIVKEELVQYKKSKAVPVLKEFIPLKGTSDGKDEKNEISKENDVNGSDKMNWMSSFQLCNSANQNHHPNSGTCNNNQTLKLDKIKGVREEINPPMMNGILRNGINMAIGTAFVPFKEQNNFPMMMVAKEEGDKLNGLNHLDIRIKNPGEEIDSGGFSSKSSCSRSGSSSATDDQSNLRDRQKPQQMARKQRRCWSSELHRRFIEALQQLGGAQAATPKQIRDLMQVDGLSNDEVKSHLQKYRLHTRKVSTMHPSTNPVVLGGSWMSKGQYSSESSKLENSQSGSPQGHYHMQVTRASRGTSLTGGDSVDDEDDEKFESLSWKNQIQLRRDGP
- the LOC140841869 gene encoding myb family transcription factor EFM-like isoform X2, with the protein product MLISENECAMVIVKEELVQYKKSKAVPVLKEFIPLKGTSDGKDEKNEISKENDVNGSDKMNWMSSFQLCNSANQNHHPNSGTCNNNQTLKLDKIKGVREEINPPMMNGILRNGINMAIGTAFVPFKEQNNFPMMMVAKEEGDKLNGLNHLDIRIKNPGEEIDSGGFSSKSSCSRSGSSSATDDQSNLRDRQKPQQMARKQRRCWSSELHRRFIEALQQLGGAQAATPKQIRDLMQVDGLSNDEVKSHLQKYRLHTRKVSTMHPSTNPVVLGGSWMSKGQYSSESSKLENSQSGSPQGHYHMQVTRASRGTSLTGGDSVDDEDDEKFESLSWKNQIQLRRDGP